The DNA sequence GAAGGTCGCCGCCATCACTTCAGTCATCGGCTTGACGCCATAGATCGGCATGTTCGGATCAACGGCGCGCACCTCATTGCTGATTGCCCGCCCCATCGTCGCCGCGTCGAAGTTGCCGCGCACGACAAGCGCGAATTGCAGCCCCGACGCCTGCCACATGCAGCGGTACATCTGCGGCGCGTTGTCGGCGTCTAAGGCAGTCGTCTTGACATCGCGAACGACGCCGACGATGGTGAGCCACGGCGCGGTCGAGTTGCGATTGCCCGGACGTATGCGACGGCCTACAGGGTCTTCGTCAGGGAAGAAGCGGTTGGCGAAGCTTTCGCTGATCAGTAGCACGCCCGGCGACTTCTCGTCATCGTGGTCGTCGAAGTAGCGACCGCGCACCAGTGGAATCTGCATCGCCCCGAAGTAACCGGGGCTCGCCGTAAACGGGTCGCTGGCCGATACGTCGGCGGTTTCAAGCGGGCGGCCTTCGATCAAGAAACTCTGATTGGCATTCTGCCCGCCGAGCGGCAGGCGGTTGACCCACCCGGCTTCTTCGACACCCGGCAGCGCCGCGATGCGCTGCATGACCTGACGATAAAACGGCAGCCGCTGTTGATGCTTGAAGTAGGGGCCGGTCGGCGGGTCGTTCGGCTGCGGCATCCAGAAACGCGCCGTCAGCACACCCGAAGGATTGAAGCCGGGAGCGACCGATTGCAGTCGCCAGAAGCTGCGCAGCAACAGTCCCGCGCCGATCAGCAGCACCAGGGCGAGCGCGAACTCCGAGACGACCAGCAGGCTGCGTAAACGGTTGGCCCGCTGTCCCGCCGTCGAGCCGCGCGTCGCGTCTTTCAGCATAGCGGTCTTGGTCGCGGTCGCTTGAAAGGCCGGCGCGACGCCGAAGACGAACCCGGTCACCAGCGACACCAGCAGCGTGAACAGCAGCACGCGCCCGTCAACGCCGATGTGCGTCGTCGGCGGCAGGCTCGATGGCAACAGCAGCACCAGCCCATCAATGCTCCAGAGCGTCAGCAAGAGGCCGAGCAAACCGCCGCTCAGCGACAGCAGCGCGCTCTCGGTCAGCAGTTGACGGAGCAAGCGCAAGCGGCTTGCGCCGAGCGCGGCGCGGATGGCGAATTCGCGCTGGCGCACAGAGGCGCGCGCCAGCAAGAGGTTGGCGACGTTGGCGCAGGCGATCAACAAGACAAACGCCACCGCCGCAAGCAAGATCAACAGCGCCGGGCGCACGTTGCCGACCAGATCATCTTGCAAGGGGATGAGGCGCGGCGCCCAGCCGCGATTTTCGGGGAAGTCGTTTGGGAATTCGCTCCGCAAATCTTCGGCGACCACGTTGATGCGGGCCTGCGCGGCTTCGAGCGAAACGCCGGGCTTCAATCGTCCGAGAACGCCGCTCAGGATATAGAAACCACGCGCCGGCGGCTGAAATGGCGTGGCCGCATAACCAGTCGGCGCCCATATCTCGGCTTCGCCCTGAATGCCGCGGCCCGGATGATGAAAGCCCTGCGGCATCACGCCGACGATGGTGAAGAGGTCGTTATCGAGTCGGAGTTTCTTGCCGAGGATGTTTGTATCGCCGCCGAAGCGCCGCTTCCACAAGCCGTCGCTGATGACGACGATCTCGGTGATGCCCGGTTGATAATCGTCGGGCTGAAAGGTGCGTCCGAGGGCGGCGTCCGCGCCGAGAATCGAAAAATAATTCGGGCTGACCAGCAGGGCTTCGATGCGCTCCGGCTCGTCGACCTCTGTCAGGTTGACGTTGATCGGGTATATGCCTGAAACGTCCTGGAAGATGCCGGCGCGGTCGCGGTAGTCGAATAGCTCGGGGATGGTGACGCCGACATCTTTGGCGTTGCGTTTGGTGAAGTCAGAGGTGACGCGGACGAGCTGTTCGGGCTGCTTGAACGGCAGCGGCTGTAGGAGCAGCGAATTGACGACGCTGAACATGGCCGTGTTGACGCCGACGCCGAGCGCCAGGGTGATGATGGCAACCGCCGTGAATCCCGGCTTCTTCGCCAGCATGCGCGCCCCGTAGCGCAGGTCTTGCAGCAGTGTGCTCATTGCTCACCTCCGTAAATCAGGAAGCAGGAGGCAGGAGGCAGGAGGCAGTCAGGAAGCGTGCAATAGCCGGCCATACGGCTGATGGAAGATGTTGATTAGCTGTCCTTCGTTGACGGCTTCCTGCCTCCTGCCTCCTGCTTCCTGCCTACTCATATCGCAATGCCTTCAGCGGATCGATGCCGGCGGCTTTGCGGGCCGGCAGGTAGCCGCCTACGAGCGTTGCCGCGCTCAACAACAGCCCGGCGCTGATAAAGACGATGGGATCGCTCGCCTTGACGCTGAACAACAGCGATTCCGTCAATCGGCCCAGCGCGTAAGCGGCGGGCAAGCCGGCAATCAACCCGATGGCTGCCAGGATCACGACCTCGCGCAAGATCAACCACGAGACATTGCCGCGCGTCGCGCCCAATGCCATGCGAATGCCGATCTCGCGGGTTCGCCGCGTCACCGTATAAGCCATCACGCCATACAGCCCGACCATCGCCAGCAGCGCCGCCAGCAGCGCAAAGCCCAGCGACAGCATGGTCAGGAAGCGGTCAATGAATAACGATTCGTCAATCTGCCGGCTGACGGTCATCAGACCGAAGATCGGCAGGTTCGCGTCCAGGCGCTCGACTTCGCCGCGCAAGGTTGTCGCCACGGTGCCGACATCCTGTCGGGTGCGGACGTAAAAGGTGTAACTGCCGAACGGCTTCCTCTGGGTATAGGGAAGATAGACGAATGGTTTCTCTTCTTCGCGGACACTGGAGGATTTGCTGTTTTTGACGACGCCGACGATCTCGATGTCGGGTATCACTTTGTTGCCGGAGCCGAAAGCGAAGTGCGCGCCGACCGCTTCGTGTTCGCCGAAGTATTTGCGCACGAAGCTCTCATTGATGACCGCCACCTTCGGGCTGTTGGCGGTGTCGGCCTGACTGATCTCGCGCCCCTTAATCAGCGGGATGCCCATCGTCGAGAAGTAGTTCGGGCCAATCGAATTGTGGTCGACGTGCAAGTTTTCGGCGTCCTGCCCCTGATAGCCTTCGACGGTGACGTTCGAGCCGGCGCTGCTGTCGGCGAAGACGGGAATCTCGGCTGCGCTCACCGACTCGACCCCCGGCAGCGCCGCCAGCCGTTGATGCAACTGGTCGAAGAAGGTGATGGTTTGCTGCGGCGAGTAGCCATTCAGTTGCGGCTCGATTGAAAACTCGATCAACTGGTCGGCGCGCAGGCCGAGATCGAGGCGGCTCAGGTTACTCAGGCTGCGCGCGAACAGGCCGGCACCGACCAGCAGCACGGTCGTCAGAACGATCTGCGAAACCACCAGCCCTTTGCGGAAGCGCACCTGTCCGAGGCTGCCCGACACGCTCGACCCTTGCTCGCGCAATGTGCCTTCCAGGTTCAGGCGCGTTGCCTTGAACGCCGGCATCAGGCCGAAGATGATGCCCGTAAGCAGCGCCAGCGCGAAGTTGAAAGCCAGCAATCGGGGATCGAGTTGCGATGACAGTCCCTCCGCACCGAAGCCCTGCGGGAGGGCGGCGATCAGACCGCTGATCGTCCAGGCGGCGACCAGTAGGCCGACGCCGCCGCCAATAAAAGAGAGCAGCAGGCTCTCGACCAGAAATTGCCGCACCAGGCGAAAGCGCCCCGCGCCGACCGCCATGCGAATGGCAATCTCGCGCTGCCGCGCCGCGCCGCGCGCCATCAGCAGATTGGCGACATTGGCGCAGGCAATCAGCAGCACCAGCCCAACCATGCCCATCAACACGCTCAAAGGCTCTGTGGTGCCGTGCTGAAGAATCGGCCTGCCGCGCGCTCCGGCGTCCAACACCAGCGGCTTATCCAGAAAGCGCTGCTGCTGTTCTGCCGACATCTTGCCCTGCAAGGGCAGCTCCTCTTCGAGAATCTGCCGGTAGATGGGAGCGACGGCGGCTGCGGCCTGCGCGCCCGATAGACCGGGCTGCAACCTGCCGAGAATAGCCAGCCAGTAATCCTTAGGATCGTTCAGCGCGTCCCACCCCGGCGTCATCTGCGCCTTCATCGTCATGGGGATGAAGACATCGGGGAGTTGTCCCACCTGCACGCCATTGAAGCCTGACTGTGCGACGCCTACAACGGTCATCACCGCGCCGTTGATCGTCAGCGTCTTGTTCAGCACGTCGGGGCTAGCGCCAAAGCGTCGCGTCCAGTAGCCGTAACTGAGGACGGCGACGGGGCCAGCGCCGGGCGCGCGGTCGTCATCGTCCGTCAAGAGACGACCAAGCGCCGGGCGCACGCCGAGCACGGCGAAATAATTACCCGTCACCAGCTCGCCGTTGGCGCGCTCGGTCTGCCCGTCGCCGGCGACGCTGAGCGGCACGGCAAAGCGCGCCAGCAGCCCTGCGAAAACGTTGTTCTTATCGCGCAACGCTTTGTATTGCGGATAAGAGAACGAAGCTGAGCCGTCGCCGTCGCTCCATACGTGCCCCGATTTCGAGCCGGGTGAGCGCAGCACCACCAGCTCTTCGGGCCGTTCAACCGGCAACCGGCGCAAGAGAATCTGATCGGTCAGCGAGAAGATCGCCGTGTTGGCTCCCAGCCCGAGCGCCAGCGTCAGCACGGCGATGGCCGTGAAGCCGGGATTCTTCATCAACGTCCGAATGCCATAGCGTATGTCTTGCCACAGTGTATCCATCAGCAAACCTCCGGGAGTCAGGAGTCAGGAGTCAGAAGACAGAATGAACAAGGAAGTCGGCGGCAGCCAGTACGCTTGTCCGCCGCCGCTTCTATTCTATCTTTTAGACTCCCCTTCCTTATTCATTCTGACTCCTGACTTCTGACTCCTGACTTCTATTCGTAGCGCAGCGCGATCATCGGGTCTACGCGAGTGGCGCGGCGGGCCGGCACGAAACAGGCTCCCAGAGCCACTAAGGCGAGGATCAAGGCGACGCCGGCAAATGTCGTCGGGTCGGTAGCGCTGACCCCGAACAGCAAGCCGGTCATCACGCGGGTTAGCGCTGCCGAGGCGATCAGTCCCAGCGTCACGCCCAACAGCGCCAGCCTCATGCCCTGACCCACGACCATCTTGAGAACGTCGCGCCCCTGCGCGCCCAGCGCCATGCGCAAGCCGATTTCCTGTGTGCGCTGCGCGACCGAGTACGCCATCACGCCATACAGGCCGATGGCGGCCAGCAACAGCGCCACGCCCGCAAAGACTCCGATCAATTGCAAATTGAAACGCGGCTGCCAGAGTGTGTCGGCTATCACCTGCTCCATGCTCACGACGTTCGAGACCGGCAGGCTGGCGTCCATCGTCCTGACCTTATCCTGCATCGCCGCCGCCAGGCTGGCAGGCTCGCCCGTCGTGCGGACGACGATGGTCATTGAAGTGTACTGCCGGGCCGTGTTCGCGAAGAAAGCCGGGGTCTGTTGGAAGGCCGTATAGACTTCGTTTTGTGGCTCGCTCGTCCAGCTCTCCTGCTTGACATCCCTGGCGACGCCGATGACGGTGAGCCATCGCGGCGACGGCGTGCCCGGATCATCCAGCGTGATGCGCTTGCCGATGGCGTCTTCGGTCGGCCAGTAACGGCGCGCCACCGCTTCATTGATGATGGCGACGGCGGGCGCGTCGGCGCTGTCGCGTTCGTTGAACTCGCGCCCGGCGCGCAGAGGAATGCCCATCGCGCGAAAGTAATCCGGGCGGCTGACGCGCCAGATGGTGGCGTCGCGTTGTCCCGGTGGCGGCAACGGGCGGCCTTCGATGCTCAGCGCCCTGCTCCAGACATCGCCGGCCAGCGGCAGGTGATTGATGGCGCTCGCCGATTCGACGCCCGGCAATGCCGTGAGCTGTTCGGTCAAGCTGCGGTAAAAGGCTTCGCGCGCCGGGCCGGCGTACCGGGGCGCGCCCGCAAGCGAAACGGTCATCGTCAGCAGGTTGCGCGGATTGAGCCCCGGATCGACCGCCTGTAGCTTCAAAAAGCTGTTCATCAGCAGACCGGCGCCTACGAGCATCACCAGCGCCAGCGCCAGCTCGGCGACGACCAGCGTTTCGCGCAAGCGCCGACGCCCGGTGGTCGTGCTGCGCCCGCCCTCTTTGAGCGTCTCGTTCAAATTCGGCTTCGATGCGCCGAGCGCCGGGGCCAGGCCAAAGAGCATGCCGGTCAACACTGTAACTAAGAGTGTGAAGCCGAAGACCACGGCGTCGATCTTGATCTCGCTCAGACGCGGCAGGCGGACGCTGAAGCTGGTGCTGTTGCCCGCCAGCAGGGCTTTGAGCAAGTCCACGCCCCAGACGGCGAGTAGAAGACCGACCGCCGCGCCGCACAGCGAGAGCAACAGGCTTTCGGTCAACAACTGGCGGAGGATGCGCTGGCGGCTCGCGCCCATCGCGACGCGCACGGCGATCTCTTTCTGTCGCGCCGCTGACCGCGCGAGTAACAGGCAAGCCACATTGGCGCAGGCGATCAGCAGGACGAACCCGACCGCCCCGGACAGGATCAACAGCGCCGGGCGCACGTTGCCGACGACTTTCTCGTTTAATGGGTCAACGCGGATGTCGAGGCCGCTATTCTCCTCCGGGTAAGACTGGGCGAGCTGCGCGCTGGTCGCGGCAATCTCGGCTTGCGCCTGGCTCATGCTGACGCCCGGCTTCAAACGCCCAAAGACGCGCAATGAGCTGCCGCCGCGATTGGTGGCGCGGTTGCGCAGGTCGAGCGGCGCCCACATCTCTGCGCGCGTTGACCAGAAAGGGGGGAATTGAAACTGTGGCGGCATCACGCCAACCACAGTGTAACTTTCGCCGCTCAGTGTGAGCGTCTGCCCGACGATGCCGGGGTCGCCGCCGAAGGCCCGCTGCCAGAGCTTGTGACTCAGCACCAGCACATGGTCGCGGCCCGGTTGAAAGTCATCGGCTTCGAGCGTACGCCCGTACATCGGCTGAACGCCGAGCAGATCGAAAAGCCCATCGCCCATGCGCAACCCGGCGACCTCTTCGGGGTGGTCCTGGCTTGAAAGGGTGCCGCCCCAGGCTTCCGCCGCCGCCATCTGCGTGAAGCTCTGGCTGTTTGCTTTCATGTCGAGGAAGTTCGCCGGCGAGACCGGCCCCCGCCCTCTGCTCAACAGCGTGACGATCTGCTGCGGGTCTTGATAATCGAGCGGGCGCAGCAGGACACCATTGACGACCGAAAAGATGGCCGTCGTCGCGCCAATCCCCAGGGCCAGCGTGATGACGGCAATCAGGGTGAAGCCGGGTTTCTTCATCAACATCCGCGCGCCGTAGCGCAAGTCTTGCAACAGGGTTTGCATAGGAATCTCCTCAACCTTAACCTTTACTCGTATCGCAGCGCGACCATCGGGTCTACGCGCGTTGCCCGGCGAGCTGGCACGAAACAGGCTCCCAGAGCCACCCCCGCCAGAATGAGCGGGATAGCAATAAAAGTTAGCGGGTCAGTCGCGCTGACGCCAAAGAGGAAACTCGACATCAAGCGCGTCAGCGCCAGCGCCGCCGCAAGCCCAATGCCGACGCCGACGCCCGCAATCGCCATGCCCTGAGCGACCACCAACCCTAGCACATCGGCAGGCCGCGCGCCGAGTGCCATGCGAACGCCGATCTCATGCGTGCGTTGCGTCACCGTGTAGCTCATCACGCCGTAGATGCCTACGGAGGCCAGCACCAGCGCCAGGGCGGCGAACAGGCCAAGCAGCAGCATGGTGAAGCGCCGCTGCGACAACGAGTCGGCCAGCACCTGCTCCATCGAGCGCACGGCAGTAACCGGTTGATCTTTATCTACGGTGAGAATCGCTTCTTTCATCGGCCCGACGGCCGCCATCGGGTCGCCGGCCGTGCGCGCGACCAGGCCCATGCCGAGAAAGCCTGTGATGAAGTCATCGGGTATCTGCACGTAAGGCATATAGAACTGGAAGGGAATCTCTTTCTGCGCGTCCAGCCCGAAATGCTTGACGTGGCCGACGACGCCGACGATCTCAAACGGGATGTCGGCCATCTTGTCGTTGCCGGGAATGGTCATGCGCTTACCGACCGGGTCTTCGCCGGGGAAGAGGTCGCGCGCCATGTATTCATCAATGACGGCGATGTGCGGCGTGTCCTTGGTGTCCTGGCGGGTGATGAACCTGCCGCGCTTTAGCGGGATGCCCATCGCCTCAGCGTAGCCGGCGCTCACAGGGTTCATCAGCGCCCATTGAATCGCTTCGGGCGCAGGGCGCGGACCGTTGCCGACCCAGAACGGCGCTTCGCTGTCGTCGCCGATGAAGGGCATGTTGGCGGTGATGGCGACCGCTTGCACGCCCGGCGTCGCCTGCAAGCGTTCGAGCATGTGGTCAAAGAAGTTTCTCACCTTCGTCGCGTCGTCATAGACGTTCGACGACAGCGGTATCTGCATGGTGATGACGTTCCGCGGGTTGACGCCGGGGGCGACGTTGCGCACAGCCATCAGGCTGCGGATCAACAGCCCCGCGCCGATTAACAAGACCAGCGCGAAGCCGACTTCGACGACGACCAGCGCGTTACGCACGCCCTGGCGCATGGTCGCCGCCGTGCGCCCGCCCTCTTTCAATGTCTCGTTCAAGTTGGGCTTGGAGACATGCAGCGCCGGGATCAACCCGAAGACGCAGCCGGTCAGCGCCGAGATGAACAATGTAAACAACATCACGCGGGCATCCAGGCCGATGTCATCGGCGCGCGGGATGGTGTCGGGGATCAGCGCGATCAGCGCGTCCGTTCCCCACATCGCCACCAGCAGCCCGAGGCCGCCGCCAATCGCCGACAGCAGGACGCTTTCAGTGAGCAACTGGCGGACGATGCGCCAGCGGCTCGCACCCAACGCCGTGCGTATGGCCATCTCTTTCTGGCGGGCGGCGGCGCGCGCCAGCAACAGATTGGCGACGTTGGCGCAGGCGATCAACAGCACCAGCCCGACTGCGCCGAGCAATAGCAGCAGCACAGGCTTGATGTCATGCACGAGGTCATCGTGCATCGTAACCATCGCCACGCCCTGATGGGTGTTCGATGCCGGATATTGTTGTTCGAGCGCCGCGGCGATGCCTTGCATCTCGTCGCGGGCTTCCGCGAGGGTCGCGCCCTGGCGCAGTCGCGCGATGACGCGCAGGCCGGGATGAAAGTCGCGCACCTGCAACGAAACGTCATCCTGTACGCCGATGGGCACAAAGAGATCGACCGGCGAATAGAACTTGAAGCTCGCCGGCAGGATGCCGATGACCGTGTATTCTTTGCCGTTGATCGTCAGCGGCTTGTCGAGGATGTTAGCGTCGCCGCCAAAGCGCCGCTGCCAGAAGCCGTGGCTGAGCATCACGACAGGCCCGGCGCCGCGCCGGTCGTCTTCGGCGCGCAGGTCGCGCCCCAGCGCCGGGCGCACACCGAGGGTTGCGAGAAAGTCTGCGGAGATCAACCTGCCGGTGACGCGCTCGGGTTCGGCACCGCCCGTGATGTTGAAGGGCTGGTGGCGAAAGACCGCCATGTGCTCAAAGGCTCTCGACTCGCGCTGCCAGTCGAGGAAGTTCAGATAAGAAACCGACATCTGCTCGAACTGTGGCGACTTTTCGTAAACGCGCACCAGTTGTTCCGGCTGTGGGTAGGGCAGCGGCTTGATCAGCACTGCATTAATGACGCTGAAGATGGCCGTGTTAGCGCCGATGCCGAGCGTCAACGCCAGTAGCGCAATGACCGTAACCATTCGCCCTTTGAGCAGCATCCGCACCGCATAGCGCAGGTCTTTCGTTAGCGTCTCCATTCACTGCCTCCAGTGAGGGTGTCAGGTGATAGGTGTTGGGTGTTAGGAAGAAGAGCGCCGCGTTATCCGTAACCTGTCACCCGACACCCGACACCTATCACCCATCATTCGTATCGCAAAGCCACCAGCGGGTCTACTTTCGTTGCTCGCCGCGCCGGGACGTAGCAGGCCAGCAGCGCGACCAGGGTTAGCAGGATCGCAATCGCGCTGAAAGTCAGCGGGTCGGTGGTGCTGGTGCCATAGAGCAGACTGGCCATCAACCGCGTCAGCGCGAAGGCCGCGCCGAGTCCGATGCCGACGCCGATGAGCGTCAGTTTCATGCCCTGGCCGATCACCAGCCGCAGCACATCGCTTGAGCGCGCCCCCAGCGCGATGCGCACGCCGATCTCTTGCGCCCGCTGCGCCACCGTGTAGGAAAGCACGCCGTAGATGCCGATCACCGCCAGCAACGCCGCGATGCTGCCGAAGGCCGCCAGCAATAACATACTGGCGCGGCGCGGCGCGACCGAGCGATTGAGTATCGTCGTCATGGTTTCGAGATTGGCAACCGCCAGGCCGCTATCGACCGCGGCGATCTGGCCGCGGATGGCGCTGACGACGCCCGCCGGGTCAGCCTGCGTGCGCACCGTCAGCGTCATCGTGCGCCAGGCGTTCTGCGTGTGCGGCACGTAGACCAGACCGCGCAATTTATCGTCGCGGCCATAGTAGCGTACGTCTTCGACGACGCCGACGATCTCGCGCAACTGGTTCTCGTCGCGCCACGAGCGTATGCGCTTGCCGAGGGCGCTCGCATCGCCGAAGATGTCCCGCGCCAGCGTCTGGTTGATGATGATGACCGGGGTGGTGTTGAGCCCGTCGTGCTCGTCAAAGTCGCGCCCGGCGATCAGCCGCATGCCGGTGGTCTTGAAGTAGCCGGGCGTGATGACATTCCATTGCGCGGCATAATCGGCGCTCGCCGGCGGCTCCGGCTGACCTTCGACGAGGAACGAGCGCCCCAGGTAAAAACCACCGCCGCCCAGCGGCAGGGCCGAGGTGGCGGCTACGGATTCGACGCCCGGCGTCGCCTGGACGCTCGCGAGCAAGTCTCTGTAAAAAGCGGCAACCCGCGGGCGGTCGGGATAGCGCACGCTCGGCACATTCAGTTCCATTGTGAGCAAGCGCTCAGTCTTTAATCCCGGATCAACCTGTTGAACGCGCATAAAGCTGCGGATCGCCAGGCCGGCGCCGATCAGCAAAACCAGCGACAGGGCGATCTCTGAAACGACCAGCGCGTTGCGCACAAAGCGGCTGCGCGTGCCGCCCGTGGCGCTGCGCGACGATTCCTTGAGCGCCTGCTGTAGGTCTGCGCGCGAAGATTGCAGCGCCGGGATCAATCCGCAGATGAGTGCCGTGCCCAGCGACGCGGCGACCGTGAACCATAGTACGCTAACATCAACATGAACTTGCGCCAGTCGCGGCGTGCCGTAGGGCGCGACCGACTTCAACAGGTCCACGCCCCAGATGGCCAGCAGCAGCCCTGCGCCGCCGCCGGCGACGGCCAGCATCAGGCTCTCGGTCAGCAGTTGCCGGATCAATCGCCCGCGCCCCGCTCCGAGCGCCAGCCGGATGGCCATCTCGCGCTCGCGCGCCGCCGCGCGCACCAGCATGAGGTTAGCGACGTTGACGCAGGCGATCAGCAACACGCAGGCGACCACCGCCAGCAGGATGAGCAGCGAGCTACGCAGTTGGTTGCCGACGACATAATCGCGCAGGCTGACGGTGCGGTTGCTCCAGCCCTGCCGCGATTCGGGATACTCTTGTTCAAGCCGCGCGGCGATGCCAGCCATCGCCGCGTTGACCTGCGCCGGCGGCACGTCTGCCTTCAGGCGCGCGATGGCAGAATAGATCATGTTGTCGCGCCGCAGTTCGTCGGGGCCGGGATTCGGAATCGCTAGCGGCACGATCACGTCGCGGTCTTCGGGCCAGGTCGAATCCGGCGGCATCACGCCGACGACCGGATAGGGGCGGCCATTGAGATAGATCTTCTGATTGATGATGTCGGCGTCACCGCCGAAGCGCCGCTGCCACAGGCCATAGGTGATAATCACGGCAGACGCCGGGCCGGGCGAGTTGTAATCGCCATCGCCAAAGGTTCGCCCGATCTTCGCTTCGCTGCCCATGACGGCGAAGTATTCCGGCGTGACCGCTGCCACCTGCACACGTTCAGGCTCGGCGTCGCCGCTCGCCAGATCGGCGGCGCTCAGCAGGCTAAGCGCGGCGACCTGCTCGAAGATGCCTTCATTCTTCCAGTCCAGGTAATCGGCGTAAGTGACCGAAGAGTTGTCATAGCCGCGCGCCGGATTGACCGAAACCGGCACCACCAGCCGCTCGGCGTTTTTGTAGGGCAGCGGGCGCAGCAGAATGGCGTTGACGAAACTGAAGATCGTTGTGTTGGCGCCAATGCCGAGCGCCAACGTCAGCACGGCCACCAGACTGAAACCGGGCCGCTTTAACAGCATTCGCAAGCCGTACCGCAAATCCTGCATGAGCATCTCCGCACCCCCTCGATTGATCTACTGACAAAGATAAAGATCGATCCTCCTAAGCCAAGCCGCGTGCCATGCTGGTCGGAGTCAGGAGTCAGGAGTCAGGAGTCAGAAGGCAATCGCGTAATTGGGTGATTAACTCTGGGATT is a window from the Blastocatellia bacterium genome containing:
- a CDS encoding ABC transporter permease, which produces MQDLRYGLRMLLKRPGFSLVAVLTLALGIGANTTIFSFVNAILLRPLPYKNAERLVVPVSVNPARGYDNSSVTYADYLDWKNEGIFEQVAALSLLSAADLASGDAEPERVQVAAVTPEYFAVMGSEAKIGRTFGDGDYNSPGPASAVIITYGLWQRRFGGDADIINQKIYLNGRPYPVVGVMPPDSTWPEDRDVIVPLAIPNPGPDELRRDNMIYSAIARLKADVPPAQVNAAMAGIAARLEQEYPESRQGWSNRTVSLRDYVVGNQLRSSLLILLAVVACVLLIACVNVANLMLVRAAAREREMAIRLALGAGRGRLIRQLLTESLMLAVAGGGAGLLLAIWGVDLLKSVAPYGTPRLAQVHVDVSVLWFTVAASLGTALICGLIPALQSSRADLQQALKESSRSATGGTRSRFVRNALVVSEIALSLVLLIGAGLAIRSFMRVQQVDPGLKTERLLTMELNVPSVRYPDRPRVAAFYRDLLASVQATPGVESVAATSALPLGGGGFYLGRSFLVEGQPEPPASADYAAQWNVITPGYFKTTGMRLIAGRDFDEHDGLNTTPVIIINQTLARDIFGDASALGKRIRSWRDENQLREIVGVVEDVRYYGRDDKLRGLVYVPHTQNAWRTMTLTVRTQADPAGVVSAIRGQIAAVDSGLAVANLETMTTILNRSVAPRRASMLLLAAFGSIAALLAVIGIYGVLSYTVAQRAQEIGVRIALGARSSDVLRLVIGQGMKLTLIGVGIGLGAAFALTRLMASLLYGTSTTDPLTFSAIAILLTLVALLACYVPARRATKVDPLVALRYE